A region from the Serinibacter arcticus genome encodes:
- a CDS encoding MarR family winged helix-turn-helix transcriptional regulator, whose protein sequence is MTDVDLSVRGAWKQTESLVLLRRVMSLEADVRQHVSTSTGLSDTEVHALEHLARQPIGPAEIARLLDVSTAASTGIVDRLEAKGHVERRPHSRDRRRTEVVITDSARSEVLQHMGGMFRALAQLDASLSPDEREVVVRYLRGAVAAAEAAGPLVETVP, encoded by the coding sequence TTGACCGACGTCGACCTCTCCGTGCGTGGCGCCTGGAAGCAGACCGAGTCGCTGGTGCTGCTCCGTCGTGTGATGAGCCTGGAGGCGGACGTGCGCCAGCACGTGTCCACCTCGACCGGGCTCTCGGACACCGAGGTGCACGCCCTGGAGCACCTCGCCCGTCAGCCCATCGGCCCCGCGGAGATCGCGCGGCTGCTCGACGTCTCGACGGCGGCGTCCACCGGGATCGTCGACCGGCTGGAGGCGAAGGGGCACGTGGAGCGTCGCCCCCACTCGCGCGACCGGCGCCGGACCGAGGTCGTCATCACCGACTCCGCCCGGAGCGAGGTCCTGCAGCACATGGGGGGCATGTTCCGCGCCCTCGCGCAGCTGGACGCCTCCCTCTCGCCGGACGAGCGCGAGGTCGTGGTGCGCTACCTGCGCGGCGCCGTCGCCGCGGCCGAGGCCGCGGGGCCGCTCGTGGAGACCGTGCCGTAG
- a CDS encoding MMPL family transporter gives MPRPVIWVFAILPLILGVLMIAVVGGGERPRLATDQLPAGYDSTLATELAAELPDDAGSTAVVVFSAVGTDALAPEALGEIGTLLTDISGAEPVLVPSEDGTAALGILALEATSASEVADAVVDLREQLDQGVPDGVTAQVTGPAGIEADLASVFDGANFRLLAATALVVAVLLIVTYRSPVLWIIPLTVVGIADQTAAALATRVLAAVDIAWNESTTGILSVLVFGAGTNYALLLISRYRDELRTTDDRFAAMGHALKRTLEPVLCSAGTVVVGLLTLLLSLVPTTRGLGLACAVGIVVAAFFVLVCLPACLVLFGRWVFWPKVPRVGDALASETRSVWRRIGDGVARRPIVVGSGVVVVLALLAVGNTQLRLGLDTADQFLVKPEAIAAAERISESFPAGTSNPTLVATRADAAQVQQAIEGVDGVASVAPAGTGEGVTQLQVVLDAAEGSDDADAAVLALRDALGEFDETYVGGPEAQRLDATDAAARDRGLIIPLILGLVLVALGALLRSVVAPILLVLTVVGTYFASLGASWWIFTGVLGFNALDEGVPLLAFLFLVALGVDYNIFLVTRAREESLEHGPREGMLRALGATGGVITSAGILLAAVFAVLGVLPLVVLAQLGVIVCLGVLLDTLVVRTMLVPSLALVLGDKFWWPRRLGSGRHASAI, from the coding sequence ATGCCCAGGCCCGTGATCTGGGTGTTCGCCATCCTCCCGCTGATCCTCGGTGTGCTGATGATTGCGGTGGTCGGAGGCGGCGAGCGGCCCCGGCTCGCGACCGACCAGCTGCCCGCCGGCTACGACTCGACGCTGGCGACCGAGCTCGCCGCCGAGCTCCCCGACGACGCCGGCTCGACCGCCGTCGTCGTCTTCAGCGCGGTCGGCACCGACGCCCTGGCACCCGAGGCGCTGGGGGAGATCGGCACGCTCCTGACCGACATCTCCGGCGCCGAGCCCGTGCTCGTCCCCTCCGAGGACGGCACCGCGGCGCTGGGGATCCTGGCGCTCGAGGCGACAAGCGCGAGCGAGGTGGCCGACGCCGTCGTCGACCTGCGCGAGCAGCTCGACCAGGGGGTGCCCGACGGCGTGACGGCGCAGGTCACCGGTCCCGCCGGGATCGAGGCCGACCTCGCCTCCGTGTTCGACGGCGCGAACTTCCGACTGCTCGCGGCCACGGCCCTCGTCGTCGCCGTGCTCCTGATCGTCACCTACCGCAGCCCCGTGCTGTGGATCATCCCGCTCACCGTGGTGGGCATCGCCGACCAGACGGCCGCCGCGCTGGCGACCCGGGTGCTCGCCGCCGTCGACATCGCCTGGAACGAGTCGACCACCGGCATCCTCAGCGTGCTGGTGTTCGGCGCCGGCACGAACTACGCGCTGCTGCTCATCTCGCGCTACCGCGACGAGCTGCGCACCACGGACGACCGGTTCGCCGCGATGGGGCACGCGCTGAAGCGCACGCTCGAGCCCGTCCTGTGCTCGGCCGGCACCGTCGTGGTCGGCCTGCTCACCCTGCTGCTCTCGCTCGTCCCGACCACGCGCGGCCTCGGGCTCGCGTGCGCGGTCGGGATCGTCGTCGCCGCGTTCTTCGTGCTCGTGTGCCTGCCCGCGTGCCTCGTGCTGTTCGGGCGCTGGGTGTTCTGGCCCAAGGTGCCCCGCGTCGGGGACGCGCTCGCGAGCGAGACCCGCTCCGTGTGGCGCCGGATCGGCGACGGCGTCGCCCGCCGCCCGATCGTCGTGGGCTCCGGCGTCGTCGTCGTGCTGGCGCTGCTCGCCGTCGGCAACACCCAGCTCCGCCTCGGCCTCGACACGGCCGACCAGTTCCTGGTCAAGCCGGAGGCGATCGCCGCCGCGGAGCGCATCTCGGAGTCGTTCCCGGCCGGGACGTCCAACCCCACCCTCGTGGCCACGCGGGCGGACGCCGCCCAGGTGCAGCAGGCGATCGAGGGCGTCGACGGCGTCGCGTCCGTCGCCCCGGCCGGCACGGGGGAGGGCGTCACGCAGCTCCAGGTGGTGCTCGACGCGGCCGAGGGGAGCGACGACGCCGACGCCGCCGTCCTCGCGCTGCGGGACGCGCTGGGCGAGTTCGACGAGACGTACGTCGGCGGCCCCGAGGCCCAGCGCCTCGACGCGACCGACGCCGCCGCCCGCGACCGCGGCCTGATCATCCCGCTCATCCTCGGCCTGGTGCTCGTGGCGCTGGGGGCCCTGCTGCGGTCGGTGGTGGCGCCGATCCTGCTGGTGCTCACGGTGGTCGGCACGTACTTCGCCTCGCTCGGCGCCTCGTGGTGGATCTTCACCGGCGTGCTCGGGTTCAACGCGCTCGACGAGGGGGTGCCGCTGCTCGCGTTCCTCTTCCTGGTCGCGCTCGGCGTCGACTACAACATCTTCCTCGTCACGCGGGCCCGCGAGGAGAGCCTGGAGCACGGTCCCCGCGAGGGGATGCTCCGGGCGCTCGGGGCCACGGGCGGCGTCATCACGAGCGCCGGGATCCTGCTGGCGGCCGTCTTCGCCGTCCTCGGGGTGCTGCCGCTCGTCGTGCTCGCCCAGCTCGGCGTCATCGTGTGCCTCGGGGTGCTGCTGGACACGCTCGTCGTGCGGACGATGCTGGTCCCGTCGCTCGCCCTCGTCCTGGGCGACAAGTTCTGGTGGCCGCGGCGTCTCGGATCCGGACGGCACGCGTCCGCCATCTGA
- a CDS encoding SDR family oxidoreductase produces the protein MRTQYTFVDPTTLYADISTRPDDQTEPGLDAELRDRADLGEETYVGTGRLKGRKALVTGGDSGIGAATVIAFAREGADVALAYLPPEQVDAERVAAIAREAGVVVALLPGDLSVHAEAVALVDDAVAQLGGLDILVNNAGKQIYNEDLTTLPDEQFDDTFKVNVYAMFWITKAALGHLPPGSTIINTTSVQAYSPSDILVDYASTKATINAFTKALAQQVGPKGIRVNAVAPGPVWTPLQVTDGQPSDAIGEFGQSTPLGRAGQPAELAPAYVFLASAESSYVSGETLNVNGGMPTP, from the coding sequence GTGCGCACGCAGTACACGTTCGTCGACCCCACCACCCTCTACGCCGACATCAGCACGCGACCGGACGACCAGACGGAGCCCGGGCTGGACGCCGAGCTCCGGGACCGCGCCGACCTGGGTGAGGAGACCTACGTCGGCACCGGCCGGCTCAAGGGTCGCAAGGCGCTCGTGACCGGGGGCGACTCGGGCATCGGCGCCGCGACCGTGATCGCGTTCGCCCGCGAGGGTGCCGACGTCGCCCTGGCCTACCTCCCGCCGGAGCAGGTGGACGCCGAGCGGGTCGCCGCGATCGCACGCGAGGCCGGGGTCGTCGTCGCGCTGCTGCCCGGGGACCTGAGCGTGCACGCCGAGGCGGTGGCGCTGGTCGACGACGCGGTGGCGCAGCTCGGAGGGCTCGACATCCTCGTCAACAACGCCGGCAAGCAGATCTACAACGAGGACCTGACGACGCTCCCGGACGAGCAGTTCGACGACACGTTCAAGGTCAACGTCTACGCGATGTTCTGGATCACCAAGGCCGCGCTCGGCCACCTGCCGCCGGGCTCGACGATCATCAACACCACGTCGGTCCAGGCGTACTCGCCGTCGGACATCCTCGTCGACTACGCCTCCACGAAGGCGACCATCAACGCCTTCACGAAGGCGCTCGCGCAGCAGGTGGGGCCGAAGGGCATCCGCGTCAACGCCGTCGCCCCCGGTCCGGTCTGGACGCCGCTCCAGGTCACGGACGGCCAGCCCTCCGACGCGATCGGGGAGTTCGGGCAGAGCACGCCCCTCGGGCGCGCGGGCCAGCCCGCGGAGCTCGCTCCGGCCTACGTCTTCCTGGCGTCGGCGGAGTCGAGCTACGTCTCGGGCGAGACCCTCAACGTCAACGGGGGCATGCCGACCCCCTGA
- a CDS encoding acyltransferase family protein: MTVTLGRGPARATASAQASARPPAPRVEAPSSRPLPHLRGLDGVRALAVAAVVAYHAGATWLPGGFLGVDVFFVLSGFLITALLAHEVRETGGFRIGTFYRRRIARLVPALWTMIAAVALAGLVWREQLDALRGSIVAGLTSTSNWWMIAADESYFSSGGRPPLLRHLWSLALEAQFYLLAPLLAWVLLRRGRRYLGRIALGLAIASAALMAVWAVRGEMPIPFDPSRLYFGTDTHLAGLMIGVVLACVWQPWRTWPGTAAWLRGSDATPRWRSGLVADLAGVVGLMLAVVVMATQGELSPSLYRGGFLSFSVMAALLVAAAAHPGSLLGRGLALPPLAWLGTRSYGIYLWHWPVFAFTRPGLDVPGPDWLVQTLRIALVLGIAELSFRYVETPARRGGLQRWFAGLREPGRPGRLLVASGAATAVLALGAAVALVPGTSSDAELGARSVAEEAATPASARATDPVPDDPTPEAPAPLAPAAAPVPPPAPAAATTPAPAPTPAEELGTVSAVGDSVLAMAAPDLGALGVGVDAVKSRQFREMADLVLTARDSGTLGHTVVVHGGTNGPIAEADLRRLLDGTADRRVFLVTIKAPVAWEGMNNELLARVVPEYPHAGLIDWAGAATAHPDWLYSDTIHPREGEGSAAMANLVWTTIQPGWTG; this comes from the coding sequence ATGACGGTGACGCTCGGCCGCGGGCCCGCTCGCGCGACCGCGTCAGCCCAAGCGTCCGCCCGGCCCCCCGCGCCTCGCGTCGAGGCCCCCTCGTCCCGACCGCTGCCCCACCTGCGGGGCCTGGACGGCGTGCGGGCCCTCGCCGTCGCGGCCGTCGTGGCCTACCACGCGGGGGCCACCTGGCTGCCGGGCGGCTTCCTCGGCGTCGACGTCTTCTTCGTCCTCTCGGGCTTCCTCATCACGGCGCTGCTGGCCCACGAGGTGCGCGAGACGGGCGGCTTCCGGATCGGCACGTTCTACCGCCGTCGGATCGCGCGGCTCGTCCCGGCGCTGTGGACGATGATCGCGGCGGTCGCGCTGGCCGGCCTGGTCTGGCGCGAGCAGCTCGATGCCCTCCGCGGCTCGATCGTCGCCGGCCTGACCTCCACCTCCAACTGGTGGATGATCGCCGCGGACGAGTCCTACTTCTCCTCGGGCGGCCGGCCGCCGCTGCTGCGGCACCTGTGGTCGCTCGCGCTCGAGGCCCAGTTCTACCTGCTCGCCCCGCTGCTGGCGTGGGTGCTGCTGCGCCGGGGGCGACGGTACCTGGGCAGGATCGCCCTCGGTCTCGCGATCGCCTCGGCGGCCCTGATGGCGGTGTGGGCCGTCCGGGGCGAGATGCCGATCCCGTTCGATCCCTCCCGGCTGTACTTCGGCACCGACACGCACCTCGCGGGCCTGATGATCGGCGTCGTCCTGGCGTGCGTGTGGCAGCCCTGGCGGACGTGGCCGGGGACCGCCGCGTGGTTGCGCGGGAGCGACGCCACCCCGCGCTGGCGCTCGGGCCTGGTGGCCGACCTCGCCGGGGTGGTCGGCCTGATGCTCGCGGTCGTGGTGATGGCGACGCAGGGTGAGCTGTCACCGTCGCTCTACCGCGGCGGGTTCCTGTCCTTCAGCGTGATGGCCGCGCTGCTCGTCGCCGCAGCGGCCCACCCGGGCAGCCTGCTGGGACGCGGGCTCGCGCTGCCGCCGCTCGCGTGGCTCGGCACGCGCTCCTACGGCATCTACCTGTGGCACTGGCCGGTCTTCGCCTTCACCCGACCGGGCCTCGACGTGCCAGGTCCGGACTGGCTGGTGCAGACGCTCCGCATCGCGCTGGTGCTCGGGATCGCGGAGCTGTCCTTCCGGTACGTCGAGACGCCCGCCCGGCGGGGCGGCCTGCAGCGTTGGTTCGCCGGGCTCCGCGAGCCCGGGCGTCCCGGCCGCCTGCTCGTGGCGTCCGGCGCGGCGACGGCGGTGCTCGCGCTCGGTGCGGCCGTCGCGCTCGTGCCGGGCACCTCGTCCGACGCCGAGCTCGGCGCCCGGTCGGTCGCCGAGGAGGCCGCGACGCCGGCGTCGGCGCGCGCCACGGATCCCGTCCCCGACGACCCGACCCCCGAGGCGCCGGCGCCGCTGGCGCCGGCGGCGGCCCCGGTGCCACCGCCCGCCCCGGCAGCCGCCACCACCCCAGCCCCGGCTCCGACCCCCGCCGAGGAGCTCGGCACCGTGTCGGCCGTCGGGGACTCCGTGCTGGCGATGGCCGCGCCCGACCTCGGGGCGCTCGGCGTCGGCGTCGACGCGGTGAAGTCGCGGCAGTTCCGGGAGATGGCCGATCTCGTGCTGACGGCGCGCGACTCCGGCACCCTCGGGCACACCGTCGTCGTGCACGGCGGCACCAACGGCCCGATCGCCGAGGCCGACCTCCGGCGACTGCTGGACGGCACCGCGGACCGGCGGGTCTTCCTGGTGACGATCAAGGCACCCGTGGCCTGGGAGGGTATGAACAACGAGCTCCTGGCGCGGGTGGTGCCCGAGTACCCGCACGCGGGTCTGATCGACTGGGCCGGCGCCGCGACGGCGCACCCCGACTGGCTCTACAGCGACACGATCCACCCGCGCGAGGGCGAGGGGAGCGCGGCGATGGCGAACCTGGTCTGGACGACGATCCAGCCGGGGTGGACCGGCTGA
- the leuC gene encoding 3-isopropylmalate dehydratase large subunit, whose translation MGKTLAEKVWEAHIVRKGENGAPDLLYIDLHLCHEVTSPQAFEGLRLAGRPVRRPDLTMATEDHNTPTLDIDLPIADLTSRTQIQTLRNNAAEFGVRIHSLGDADQGIVHQVGPQLGLTMPGMTVVCGDSHTSTHGAFGGLAFGIGTSEVEHVLATQTLPLQPFKTMAINVVGDLPPGSTSKDIILAIIAKIGTGGGAGYVLEYRGPAIEKLSMEARMTICNMSIEAGARAGMIAPDQTTFDYVEGRPHAPQGEDWDAAVDYWKTLRTDEDATFDVEVELLASDLEPFITWGTNPGQGLPISATIPVPENISDENERVAAERAIEYMGLTPGQPLREIKIDTVFMGSCTNGRIEDLRSIAKVIQGRRKHDDLRVLVVPASARVRLQAEAEGLDQIFLDFGAEWRNAGCSMCLGMNPDQLAPGERSASTSNRNFEGRQGKGGRTHLVSPLVAAATAIRGTLSSLSDLDLPAGTDLTTFDGTPLAPLDPAVLVQV comes from the coding sequence ATGGGCAAGACCCTGGCTGAGAAGGTGTGGGAGGCGCACATCGTGCGCAAGGGCGAGAACGGGGCGCCCGATCTCCTGTACATCGACCTCCACCTGTGCCACGAGGTGACCAGCCCGCAGGCCTTCGAGGGCCTGCGGCTCGCCGGTCGTCCCGTGCGCCGTCCCGACCTCACGATGGCGACCGAGGACCACAACACCCCGACGCTCGACATCGACCTGCCGATTGCGGACCTCACGAGCCGCACGCAGATCCAGACGCTGCGCAACAACGCCGCCGAGTTCGGCGTCCGCATCCACTCGCTCGGCGACGCCGACCAGGGGATCGTGCACCAGGTCGGCCCGCAGCTCGGACTGACGATGCCCGGCATGACGGTCGTCTGCGGCGACAGCCACACCTCCACCCACGGGGCGTTCGGCGGCCTGGCCTTCGGGATCGGCACGAGCGAGGTCGAGCACGTGCTCGCCACGCAGACGCTCCCGCTGCAGCCGTTCAAGACGATGGCGATCAACGTCGTCGGCGACCTGCCCCCCGGCTCCACCAGCAAGGACATCATCCTGGCGATCATCGCCAAGATCGGGACCGGCGGCGGCGCCGGCTACGTGCTGGAGTACCGCGGTCCGGCCATCGAGAAGCTCTCGATGGAGGCCCGCATGACGATCTGCAACATGTCGATCGAGGCCGGCGCCCGCGCGGGCATGATCGCGCCCGACCAGACCACGTTCGACTACGTCGAGGGCCGCCCGCACGCGCCGCAGGGCGAGGACTGGGACGCCGCCGTCGACTACTGGAAGACGCTGCGCACCGACGAGGACGCGACGTTCGACGTCGAGGTCGAGCTCCTCGCGAGCGACCTCGAGCCGTTCATCACCTGGGGCACCAACCCGGGTCAGGGGCTGCCGATCAGCGCCACGATCCCCGTCCCCGAGAACATCTCGGACGAGAACGAGCGCGTCGCCGCCGAGCGCGCGATCGAGTACATGGGCCTCACGCCCGGCCAGCCGCTGCGCGAGATCAAGATCGACACGGTCTTCATGGGCTCGTGCACCAACGGCCGCATCGAGGACCTGCGCTCCATCGCCAAGGTCATCCAGGGCCGTCGCAAGCACGACGACCTGCGCGTGCTCGTCGTCCCGGCGTCCGCCCGCGTGCGGCTGCAGGCCGAGGCGGAGGGGCTCGACCAGATCTTCCTCGACTTCGGGGCCGAGTGGCGCAACGCCGGGTGCTCGATGTGCCTCGGCATGAACCCCGACCAGCTCGCGCCGGGGGAGCGGTCCGCCTCGACGTCGAACCGCAACTTCGAGGGACGCCAGGGCAAGGGCGGTCGCACGCACCTCGTCTCGCCCCTCGTCGCGGCGGCCACCGCGATCCGCGGCACGCTCTCCTCGCTCAGCGACCTCGACCTGCCCGCCGGCACCGACCTGACGACCTTCGACGGCACGCCCCTGGCGCCCCTGGACCCCGCGGTCCTGGTCCAGGTCTGA
- the leuD gene encoding 3-isopropylmalate dehydratase small subunit, with the protein MDKITTHTGIGVPLRRGNVDTDQIIPAVYLKRVTRTGFEDALFAAWRGDPSFILNQDAYKAGTVLVAGPDFGTGSSREHAVWALKDYGFRVVLASRFADIFRGNSGKQGLVAGLVEQEDIELLWKLLEATPGLEVTVDLVNKTVTAGEATVPFQIDEYTRWRLMEGLDDIGLTLQHEADITAFEATRESWRPKTLPARTLPKIDIEAARSSS; encoded by the coding sequence ATGGACAAGATCACCACCCACACCGGCATCGGCGTCCCGCTGCGCCGCGGCAACGTGGACACCGACCAGATCATCCCCGCCGTCTACCTCAAGCGAGTCACGCGCACGGGGTTCGAGGACGCGCTCTTCGCAGCCTGGCGCGGCGACCCCTCCTTCATCCTCAACCAGGACGCCTACAAGGCCGGTACCGTGCTCGTCGCCGGACCCGACTTCGGCACCGGCTCCTCCCGCGAGCACGCCGTCTGGGCGCTGAAGGACTACGGCTTCCGGGTCGTGCTCGCCTCGCGCTTCGCGGACATCTTCCGCGGCAACTCGGGCAAGCAGGGTCTCGTGGCCGGTCTGGTCGAGCAGGAGGACATCGAGCTGCTCTGGAAGCTCCTCGAGGCCACGCCCGGCCTGGAGGTCACGGTCGACCTGGTCAACAAGACCGTCACGGCCGGCGAGGCCACCGTGCCGTTCCAGATCGACGAGTACACGCGCTGGCGCCTGATGGAGGGCCTGGACGACATCGGCCTCACCCTCCAGCACGAGGCGGACATCACGGCGTTCGAGGCGACGCGCGAGAGCTGGCGTCCGAAGACGCTGCCGGCACGCACCCTGCCCAAGATCGACATCGAGGCGGCGCGCAGCTCTTCCTGA
- a CDS encoding IclR family transcriptional regulator, with translation MDTSGVGVLDKAAIVLGALEAGPSTLAQLVAATHLARPTAHRLAVALEHHRLVTRDLQGRFVLGPRLAELAAAAGEDRLLAAAGPVLTALRDHTGESAQLFRRQGDSRICVAAAERPMGLRDSIPVGVQLSMQAGSAAQTLLAWEEPDRLHRGLHGASFTATILSGVRRRGWAQSVGEREAGVASVSAPVRGPSGRVVAAVSISGPIERMTRQPGRLHAAAVMSAANRLSEVLKRSDEH, from the coding sequence ATGGACACAAGTGGAGTGGGAGTTCTCGACAAGGCCGCGATCGTGCTCGGAGCGCTCGAGGCCGGCCCCTCGACCCTCGCGCAGCTGGTCGCCGCGACGCACCTGGCGCGCCCCACCGCGCACCGGCTCGCCGTCGCCCTCGAGCACCACCGTCTCGTCACCCGCGACCTCCAGGGTCGCTTCGTGCTCGGCCCGCGGCTGGCCGAGCTCGCCGCCGCCGCCGGCGAGGACCGGCTGCTCGCCGCAGCCGGCCCGGTGCTGACGGCGCTGCGCGACCACACGGGCGAGAGCGCCCAGCTCTTCCGTCGCCAGGGCGACTCCCGCATCTGCGTGGCGGCCGCCGAGCGCCCCATGGGCCTGCGCGACTCCATCCCGGTCGGCGTCCAGCTCTCGATGCAGGCCGGCTCGGCCGCCCAGACCCTGCTCGCGTGGGAGGAGCCCGACCGCCTGCACCGCGGCCTGCACGGCGCCTCCTTCACCGCCACGATCCTGTCGGGCGTCCGACGCCGCGGCTGGGCCCAGTCCGTCGGCGAGCGCGAGGCCGGGGTCGCCTCCGTCTCCGCCCCCGTGCGCGGGCCGTCGGGCCGCGTCGTGGCCGCCGTGTCGATCTCCGGCCCGATCGAGCGGATGACGCGTCAGCCCGGCCGGCTGCACGCCGCCGCCGTGATGAGCGCCGCCAACCGCCTGTCCGAGGTGCTGAAGCGCTCCGACGAGCACTGA
- a CDS encoding TIGR04028 family ABC transporter substrate-binding protein, protein MSRTTPVRRSVALAAVAAATAMLAACGTAGGSSSGGDDATSGEGGSAAAGEPQTGGELLYLEYQPYTTLYPPQSGFYPNGALIANITDRLVYQDPETLEFSPWIATDWEINADATEYTFNLRSGVTFSDGTPLDAEVVAKNFDTYGLGDPEAGFPISEQINNYVSSEVVDDDTVIFRFSAPAPGFLQATTANGAGLLSSATLDGDLDSYAPGNATNVVGSGPFVITEETVGTEILLEAREDYDWAPEDSEHQGRAYLDGVRFSVTPEDSVRIGALTSGQTDVIRYVQAYDEDQVADAGLQLFAPQTQGVNNSLSLRFTNGILADINVRKAIVAGVNAQEVVDTVFTENYPVATGVLSHTALGYVDHEAELAYDPDEANRLLDEAGWTLGSDGIREKDGQKLTLVASEAKPQPLSRDTLTLVSQQLKTIGVDLQILAADSGTYAEAIKDPEQVQLYHSMVGRTDLDVIKSQYHSANRNANLSNDAELDRLLELVSSTAEPEARLAATAAAQQYLVDQAYVIPLFEEPQVYGAQPYVQGFGWDTIARPVFYSTWLEQ, encoded by the coding sequence ATGTCACGCACCACCCCTGTCCGCAGATCGGTCGCGCTCGCCGCCGTGGCCGCCGCCACAGCGATGCTCGCCGCCTGCGGGACGGCCGGCGGTTCGAGCTCCGGCGGCGACGACGCGACCAGCGGCGAGGGCGGCTCCGCCGCCGCCGGCGAGCCGCAGACCGGCGGCGAGCTGCTGTACCTGGAGTACCAGCCGTACACGACGCTGTACCCGCCGCAGTCGGGCTTCTACCCCAACGGCGCCCTCATCGCGAACATCACCGACCGCCTCGTCTACCAGGACCCCGAGACCCTCGAGTTCTCGCCCTGGATCGCCACGGACTGGGAGATCAACGCCGATGCCACGGAGTACACCTTCAACCTCCGCAGCGGCGTGACGTTCTCCGACGGCACCCCGCTGGACGCCGAGGTCGTCGCGAAGAACTTCGACACCTACGGACTCGGTGACCCGGAGGCGGGCTTCCCGATCTCCGAGCAGATCAACAACTACGTCAGCAGCGAGGTCGTCGACGACGACACCGTGATCTTCCGGTTCTCGGCCCCGGCACCCGGCTTCCTGCAGGCGACCACCGCGAACGGCGCCGGCCTGCTGTCCTCGGCCACGCTCGACGGCGACCTGGACTCCTACGCCCCGGGCAACGCGACGAACGTGGTCGGCTCCGGCCCCTTCGTCATCACGGAGGAGACCGTCGGCACCGAGATCCTGCTCGAGGCCCGCGAGGACTACGACTGGGCCCCCGAGGACTCCGAGCACCAGGGTCGCGCGTACCTCGACGGCGTCCGGTTCTCCGTGACGCCGGAGGACAGCGTCCGCATCGGTGCCCTCACCTCGGGCCAGACGGACGTCATCCGCTACGTCCAGGCGTACGACGAGGACCAGGTCGCCGACGCGGGGCTGCAGCTCTTCGCCCCGCAGACGCAGGGCGTGAACAACAGCCTGTCGCTCCGCTTCACCAACGGGATCCTCGCGGACATCAACGTCCGCAAGGCGATCGTGGCCGGTGTGAACGCGCAGGAGGTCGTCGACACGGTCTTCACCGAGAACTACCCGGTCGCCACCGGCGTGCTGTCCCACACCGCGCTCGGCTACGTCGACCACGAGGCCGAGCTGGCCTACGACCCCGACGAGGCGAACCGCCTGCTCGACGAGGCCGGCTGGACCCTCGGCTCGGACGGCATCCGTGAGAAGGACGGTCAGAAGCTGACGCTCGTGGCCAGCGAGGCCAAGCCCCAGCCGCTCTCGCGCGACACCCTGACGCTCGTCTCCCAGCAGCTCAAGACGATCGGCGTCGACCTGCAGATCCTCGCCGCCGACTCCGGCACCTACGCCGAGGCGATCAAGGACCCCGAGCAGGTGCAGCTGTACCACTCGATGGTCGGACGCACGGACCTCGACGTCATCAAGAGCCAGTACCACTCGGCCAACCGCAACGCGAACCTGTCGAACGACGCCGAGCTCGACCGCCTCCTGGAGCTCGTCTCCTCGACGGCCGAGCCCGAGGCTCGCCTGGCGGCCACGGCTGCCGCCCAGCAGTACCTGGTCGACCAGGCCTACGTGATTCCGCTGTTCGAGGAGCCCCAGGTCTACGGCGCGCAGCCGTACGTCCAGGGCTTCGGCTGGGACACCATCGCCCGTCCGGTCTTCTACAGCACCTGGCTCGAGCAGTGA